CAGAAACCGCCATGCGAAGTGCTTCTGTGGAGGGTTCTCCGGTTGATTTTCGACTTTGATGTAGAGATCTACTACGTCTTCAAAGGCGACACGTAGTTCTTCGTCGGTATCTCCGTGAAAACCAACGATATCATCAATATTAACAACATGGCCAACAAAACATTCATCTTCATCACTATAGATAATTTCTGCAGTATAGCCTCTATGTGTCATTGTTTTCATGGTGTTATTCCTACCTCTTTTAAGAAATCTCGCGCATCGCGTACTTGATATCGGTTTACCTCTTTTCGGTTATGAGGTCGGTGGAAGGTGGCAGTTCTCCCTTCCAATTTAAAGTTCACAG
The sequence above is drawn from the Candidatus Poribacteria bacterium genome and encodes:
- a CDS encoding toxin-antitoxin system HicB family antitoxin; translation: MKTMTHRGYTAEIIYSDEDECFVGHVVNIDDIVGFHGDTDEELRVAFEDVVDLYIKVENQPENPPQKHFAWRFLSRLRQAFHL